The following proteins are encoded in a genomic region of Synechococcus sp. ROS8604:
- a CDS encoding adenosine kinase → MSSTPRFSTASSLDVVGIGNAIVDVLVQTEDQFLSDHNLSKGSMALVDEDQAKSLYEASGPGLETSGGSAANTLAGLAQLGSKSGFIGRVRDDQLGTIFIHDIRSVGTRFETPAAVSGASTARCLILVTSDAERTMCTYLGASTQLDPDDLDLSMVRDTKVLYLEGYLWDSPEAKKAFITAAEACRESGGQVALSLSDGFCVDRHRESFLELVDGHVDVLFANEDEIKSLYGATDFESALEQVKGRCSVAVLTRSVQGSVVLCGDQRWDIPSYKLGDLVDTTGAGDLYAGGFLHGYTHDLPLDVCGKMGSICAGQVVTQLGPRSKVSLPDLIAKHLD, encoded by the coding sequence ATGTCCTCCACTCCCCGGTTCAGCACCGCCAGTTCTCTCGACGTCGTGGGCATCGGTAACGCCATCGTCGACGTCTTGGTTCAAACCGAGGACCAATTTCTGAGCGATCACAACCTCAGCAAGGGCAGCATGGCCCTTGTTGACGAGGATCAAGCCAAAAGCCTCTACGAAGCAAGCGGTCCAGGTCTCGAAACCTCTGGAGGTTCAGCCGCCAACACCCTGGCCGGTCTCGCTCAACTCGGAAGCAAGTCCGGGTTCATTGGTCGTGTTCGTGACGACCAACTAGGAACCATCTTCATCCACGACATCCGCTCTGTAGGCACCCGTTTTGAGACACCGGCTGCCGTGAGCGGTGCGAGCACGGCCCGTTGCCTCATCCTGGTCACCTCGGATGCCGAGCGCACGATGTGCACTTACCTCGGTGCCTCAACCCAACTGGATCCTGATGATCTCGATCTCTCCATGGTTCGCGACACCAAGGTTCTCTATCTCGAGGGCTATCTCTGGGATAGCCCTGAGGCCAAAAAGGCTTTCATCACAGCGGCTGAAGCCTGCCGAGAAAGCGGCGGACAAGTCGCCCTCTCCCTCTCCGATGGTTTCTGCGTTGACCGTCACCGTGAAAGCTTTCTCGAGCTTGTCGATGGACATGTCGATGTGCTCTTTGCCAATGAGGATGAGATCAAATCGTTGTACGGAGCCACAGACTTCGAGAGCGCGCTTGAACAAGTGAAAGGTCGATGCAGCGTGGCCGTGCTGACCCGCAGTGTTCAAGGGTCTGTGGTGCTCTGCGGTGATCAACGCTGGGACATCCCCTCCTACAAGCTCGGCGATCTCGTCGACACCACAGGAGCGGGCGATCTCTATGCGGGTGGCTTCCTGCATGGCTACACCCATGACCTCCCCCTTGATGTCTGCGGCAAAATGGGATCAATCTGTGCCGGACAGGTGGTGACCCAATTGGGGCCTCGCTCCAAGGTTTCCTTGCCTGATCTGATCGCTAAGCATCTGGATTGA
- the cutA gene encoding divalent-cation tolerance protein CutA, whose protein sequence is MAPRPEALWLVLTTEADAQKASALAEQLISRELAACVSFQAIQSCYRWQGRVEHANEVQLLIKTKAPGLNALLGAIEALHSYDTPEILHWQAQPSHAYGAWAAASINPDA, encoded by the coding sequence ATGGCACCACGTCCTGAGGCTTTGTGGTTGGTTTTAACCACGGAGGCTGATGCTCAGAAAGCCTCTGCACTCGCTGAGCAGCTGATCAGCCGTGAGCTAGCAGCTTGCGTGAGCTTCCAGGCCATTCAGTCTTGCTACCGCTGGCAAGGGCGGGTTGAACATGCCAATGAAGTGCAGCTTCTGATCAAGACCAAGGCACCAGGTTTGAACGCGCTGCTCGGGGCCATCGAGGCCCTTCACAGCTACGACACCCCTGAGATCCTGCATTGGCAGGCTCAGCCATCGCACGCCTACGGCGCTTGGGCCGCGGCGTCGATCAATCCAGATGCTTAG
- the cobK gene encoding precorrin-6A reductase has protein sequence MHRPENRQGTVWLLAGTGDGPQLAAVLISQGWHVHVSVVGDSAAQPYQGMPLEGIHVGALGGSEGISQWLQTIPVDWVVDATHPFALRISDQLNQACKGWGQRLVRFERRMEASGKAFVLSSMADLADQSLAGRRLLLALGARQLVEAARVAREAGATVFARVLPTPMSLIQAAAARVPSDHLAVVRPLQGPEPGALEAALCRRWAITDVVCRQSGGATEALWASLSIEMGLELWLLRRPLPIAEVAVVHSVGELLTHLNGTTS, from the coding sequence ATGCACCGACCGGAGAATCGCCAGGGGACTGTCTGGTTGCTGGCAGGGACGGGTGATGGCCCGCAGTTGGCGGCGGTTCTGATCTCGCAGGGCTGGCATGTCCATGTCAGCGTCGTCGGTGACTCGGCTGCGCAGCCCTATCAGGGGATGCCGCTGGAAGGGATCCACGTGGGTGCGCTCGGGGGTTCAGAGGGGATTTCTCAATGGCTGCAGACGATTCCTGTGGATTGGGTTGTGGATGCCACTCACCCGTTTGCGCTGAGGATTAGCGACCAGTTGAACCAGGCTTGCAAGGGCTGGGGCCAGAGGTTGGTGCGGTTCGAACGACGGATGGAGGCCTCGGGGAAGGCTTTTGTGCTCAGCTCCATGGCGGACCTTGCCGATCAGTCCCTAGCGGGGCGACGCCTTCTTTTGGCCCTCGGTGCCCGCCAATTGGTTGAAGCAGCGAGGGTCGCGCGTGAAGCAGGAGCCACCGTGTTTGCTCGCGTCCTTCCTACGCCCATGTCGCTGATTCAGGCGGCAGCAGCGCGCGTTCCATCGGATCATCTGGCCGTGGTGCGACCCCTGCAGGGTCCCGAGCCAGGGGCCCTGGAAGCGGCGCTTTGTAGGCGCTGGGCGATCACAGACGTGGTCTGCAGGCAGTCGGGGGGGGCGACAGAGGCGCTCTGGGCGAGCCTTTCAATCGAGATGGGGCTGGAATTGTGGCTCCTGCGCCGACCTCTACCGATTGCTGAAGTTGCAGTTGTGCATAGCGTGGGCGAGCTTCTCACGCATCTGAATGGCACCACGTCCTGA
- a CDS encoding single-stranded DNA-binding protein, with amino-acid sequence MNHCVLEVDVLQAPTLRYTQDNQTPIAEMDVSFDALRPDDPKGQLKVVGWGNLAQDLQNRVQVGQRLLIEGRLRMNTVPRQDGTKEKRAEFTLSRLHSVGGAVSSQDQPPVAARTAPARPVPAQTPQSSQAPSKPAAAGQDSAAQWNTSPLVPETDDIPF; translated from the coding sequence ATGAACCACTGCGTGCTCGAGGTGGATGTCCTTCAAGCTCCCACCCTGCGATACACCCAAGACAACCAAACGCCCATTGCTGAAATGGACGTTTCTTTTGATGCCCTCCGACCTGATGATCCCAAGGGGCAGTTGAAGGTGGTGGGATGGGGAAATCTTGCCCAGGACCTTCAAAATCGCGTGCAGGTTGGGCAGCGGCTCCTGATTGAGGGCCGACTGCGAATGAACACAGTTCCTCGTCAAGACGGCACCAAAGAGAAGAGAGCTGAGTTCACCCTTTCGCGACTCCATTCAGTGGGAGGGGCGGTCTCGAGCCAAGACCAGCCCCCAGTGGCTGCACGCACGGCGCCAGCTCGCCCCGTACCAGCGCAAACGCCCCAGTCCTCCCAAGCACCGAGCAAGCCAGCGGCGGCTGGGCAGGACTCCGCGGCTCAGTGGAACACCTCTCCCCTGGTTCCCGAGACCGACGACATTCCTTTTTAA
- a CDS encoding DUF2854 domain-containing protein: protein MNELISPGSLITIAGGVLTVVGALAYGAGNANLSLPTIFYGIPIFLGGLALKSSELPPARRVTPKPQFRAEREAASPELVKLLNDVTRWRYGQKAHLESSLEALKLWDEDKPSQLLEVEEICGDAGYGLRMRFACEAVGLERWQERRERLGRFFAKGLEAQIIPLENDQLDLTLLPKREATTGEHGEP, encoded by the coding sequence ATGAACGAGCTCATTTCGCCCGGAAGTCTGATCACCATCGCTGGCGGTGTCCTCACCGTGGTTGGTGCTTTGGCCTACGGAGCTGGCAATGCCAATCTCAGCCTGCCCACCATCTTTTACGGAATTCCCATCTTTCTCGGGGGGCTCGCGCTCAAATCCTCTGAGCTTCCCCCAGCACGCCGGGTGACACCCAAACCACAATTTCGCGCAGAACGCGAGGCGGCGTCTCCAGAACTGGTCAAGCTGCTGAATGACGTCACGCGCTGGCGCTATGGGCAGAAAGCACACCTCGAGAGCTCGCTTGAAGCACTGAAACTGTGGGATGAGGACAAGCCTTCTCAGCTACTGGAAGTCGAAGAGATCTGCGGTGATGCTGGATATGGCTTAAGGATGCGCTTTGCTTGCGAAGCCGTGGGTCTCGAGCGTTGGCAAGAACGCCGCGAGCGACTGGGACGCTTTTTCGCCAAAGGGCTTGAAGCGCAAATCATCCCGCTGGAAAATGATCAGCTGGATTTGACCCTGCTTCCCAAGCGTGAGGCCACGACAGGCGAGCATGGAGAGCCCTGA
- the argB gene encoding acetylglutamate kinase, giving the protein MDDSLRVSVLSEALPYIQRFAGRRIVVKYGGAAMVHAELRDAVFRDIALLASVGVQPVVVHGGGPEINTWLKRLDIPSEFRDGLRVTDADTMDVVEMVLVGRVNKQIVNGLNRLGASAVGLSGSDGRLVEARPWGDGNHGLVGDVARVNPDVLEPLLARGYVPVISSVAANLEGESHNINADTVAGELAAALEAEKLILLTDTQGILRDRDNPDSLIRQLRLSEARQLIHEGVVAGGMTPKTECCIRALAQGVAAAHIVDGRVPHALLLEVFTDAGIGTMVLGRG; this is encoded by the coding sequence ATGGATGATTCCCTCCGGGTCTCCGTCCTGAGCGAGGCCCTTCCCTACATCCAACGATTTGCTGGACGGAGAATCGTTGTCAAGTACGGCGGCGCAGCCATGGTCCACGCAGAGCTACGCGATGCGGTGTTTCGCGACATCGCCCTGCTGGCAAGTGTGGGAGTGCAACCCGTGGTGGTGCATGGCGGAGGCCCAGAGATCAACACCTGGCTCAAGCGGCTTGATATTCCCTCCGAGTTTCGCGACGGATTGCGGGTCACCGATGCCGACACGATGGACGTGGTGGAGATGGTGCTTGTCGGCCGAGTGAACAAACAGATCGTCAATGGACTCAACCGACTGGGAGCTAGCGCTGTAGGCCTCAGCGGTAGTGACGGCCGACTGGTGGAGGCACGTCCCTGGGGGGATGGAAATCATGGCTTGGTCGGCGATGTGGCACGGGTCAATCCCGATGTGTTGGAACCACTTCTGGCGCGGGGATACGTTCCGGTGATTTCAAGCGTGGCTGCCAACCTGGAAGGGGAATCTCACAACATCAATGCCGACACAGTTGCTGGTGAGCTTGCCGCTGCACTGGAAGCGGAGAAATTGATTTTGCTGACGGACACCCAAGGAATTCTTCGGGATCGCGACAATCCCGACTCCTTGATCCGACAACTGAGGCTGTCCGAGGCACGGCAATTGATTCACGAGGGCGTTGTGGCCGGTGGGATGACGCCCAAAACCGAATGTTGCATCCGTGCCCTGGCTCAGGGGGTAGCGGCAGCGCACATCGTGGATGGTCGTGTCCCCCATGCCCTTCTCCTTGAAGTCTTTACCGATGCCGGCATCGGAACGATGGTTCTCGGCCGCGGTTAA
- a CDS encoding DUF3153 domain-containing protein, which translates to MTNALAAAEAALERGDYGQCIALLEPLAETNPISDSRGAEIRMLMVTAWMGKGDENKALSTCRLLTRCKDPDLRIRARQLLDVLEAPSLARPANWSMQLPTLEMDPRVGKRSKLFNRRKLPPPPPSPPTGPTRAPAGFALLVIAVLVGITLLLSGCVRITADLNLPGPDRVEMAWTIDSRSGLNLPWQDAFSRELRVMNLPWKIRNAGHGHLEVKAPTQTSEDAAALLSQTVEAAGRTAGLSLPAPSLQLKERNWLVGLKQELLLELDLSALESLNELQVAVRLGEQASLRSLQSSPALASQNAKGELIWPLKIGVQNRLQWRQWRWSRLGLGSLAILALLLLTASLQRLRLLMGFGYPELPS; encoded by the coding sequence ATGACCAATGCCCTGGCAGCCGCAGAAGCCGCTCTGGAGCGTGGCGATTACGGCCAATGCATCGCCCTGTTGGAGCCCCTCGCAGAAACCAACCCGATCAGCGACAGTCGAGGAGCTGAGATCCGCATGCTGATGGTCACAGCTTGGATGGGAAAGGGGGATGAAAACAAGGCGCTGAGCACCTGCCGACTGCTCACCCGATGCAAGGATCCAGATCTGCGCATCAGGGCGCGGCAATTGCTGGATGTGCTGGAAGCGCCAAGCCTGGCAAGACCTGCGAATTGGTCGATGCAATTGCCAACCTTGGAGATGGATCCGCGTGTTGGCAAACGATCCAAGTTGTTCAATCGCCGCAAACTGCCGCCGCCGCCGCCATCCCCTCCAACCGGTCCAACCCGTGCGCCAGCAGGCTTTGCGTTGCTGGTCATCGCCGTGCTGGTGGGGATCACGCTCTTGTTGAGCGGCTGCGTACGCATCACTGCAGACCTCAACCTCCCAGGACCAGACAGGGTGGAGATGGCTTGGACGATCGACAGCCGCAGTGGCCTCAACCTTCCATGGCAGGACGCGTTCAGTCGTGAGCTGAGGGTGATGAATCTGCCGTGGAAGATTCGCAACGCAGGCCACGGTCACCTGGAGGTGAAGGCACCGACTCAAACCAGTGAAGACGCCGCTGCACTCCTCAGCCAAACCGTGGAAGCAGCAGGACGCACGGCAGGCCTTTCATTGCCCGCACCCTCCCTCCAGCTGAAAGAGCGCAACTGGCTGGTAGGGCTTAAGCAGGAGCTGCTTTTGGAACTCGATCTAAGCGCTCTTGAGAGCCTCAATGAGCTGCAAGTCGCGGTACGCCTTGGGGAGCAAGCGAGCTTGCGCAGCTTGCAAAGCAGCCCTGCCTTGGCGAGCCAAAACGCCAAGGGCGAGCTCATCTGGCCGCTCAAGATTGGCGTTCAGAATCGTTTGCAGTGGAGACAGTGGCGTTGGAGCCGGCTCGGATTAGGCAGTCTCGCGATCTTGGCGCTGCTTCTATTGACGGCCAGCCTGCAACGGCTTCGATTGCTCATGGGTTTCGGCTACCCGGAATTACCGTCTTGA
- the priA gene encoding primosomal protein N', whose product MNATPLTDFSKNPVRPPPVSVVVDVWLEAGRDGRTFTYSDGKQLNVRLGDLVQVSLRGRRMQGLVTACRRPSVDEKRALQPVEALLQQAAVGQSWRSWLEEMAQRCHTSPFRMLKAALPPGWLGQRVVASVKERRLWWVSLLDNSAGLDADLPARQACLVAKLQELGGGAWQRDLVAAGFQSGIVQALVRRERLVRELRLATDAQPSPPSLGVVPEMEVSRSLTDEQKSAIETLKNQPEGGGVLLWGITGSGKTEVYLQLAADELAAGRHVLVLTPEIGLIPQLVDRCRRRFGSRVLEYHSGCTERERVHTWRNSLEAEGPLVIVGTRSAIFLPLSPLGLIVLDEEHDSSYKQESPMPCYHARDLAMARVQREGGRVLLGSATPSLETWIQLAPDGPLALAQLQQRISDQPLPPVQIIDMRHELADGHRCLISRALMDRLSKLPEQGEQAVVLVPRRGYSTFLSCRSCGEVMQCPHCDVALTVHGKSTAQQWLRCHWCDHRAPVTTSCGHCGSTAFKPFGAGTQRVLEQLESELEGLRLLRFDRDTTGGRDGHRRLLDQFAAGEADVLVGTQMLAKGMDLPRVTLAAVLAADGLLHRPDLRAGEQALQLLLQLAGRAGRGERPGQVLVQTYSPDHPVILHLVDGRYERFLEEEAAERRDAGLVPFARACVLRLSGTSASTTATAAAVLAEQLRPGCTDSGWQLIGPAPAPVARVAGRSRWQLLLHGPQASALPLPPGSSLWDGLPSGVALAVDPDPLQL is encoded by the coding sequence ATGAACGCAACCCCATTAACCGATTTTTCAAAAAATCCCGTCCGTCCGCCGCCAGTTTCAGTGGTGGTTGATGTTTGGCTTGAGGCTGGGCGGGATGGTCGCACCTTCACCTACAGCGATGGCAAGCAGCTTAATGTCCGTTTAGGGGACTTGGTTCAGGTGTCTCTTCGTGGTCGTCGCATGCAGGGTTTGGTCACGGCCTGCCGCAGGCCGTCTGTGGATGAAAAGCGTGCGCTCCAGCCGGTCGAGGCTCTCCTTCAACAGGCTGCTGTTGGACAGTCATGGAGATCGTGGCTTGAGGAGATGGCGCAGCGTTGCCACACCAGCCCGTTTCGAATGCTGAAAGCAGCGCTTCCTCCCGGCTGGCTTGGTCAGCGCGTTGTCGCCAGCGTGAAGGAACGCAGGCTGTGGTGGGTGTCGTTGCTTGATAACAGCGCTGGTTTGGATGCTGATTTGCCAGCGCGGCAGGCCTGCTTGGTGGCCAAGTTGCAGGAGTTGGGGGGAGGAGCGTGGCAGCGAGACCTGGTAGCGGCAGGCTTTCAATCAGGAATCGTGCAAGCCCTGGTGCGCCGTGAACGGCTGGTTCGTGAGTTGCGTCTCGCCACGGATGCCCAACCAAGTCCTCCGTCGCTGGGAGTGGTTCCGGAGATGGAAGTTTCGAGAAGCCTTACCGACGAGCAGAAGAGTGCGATCGAAACCCTTAAAAATCAGCCGGAAGGCGGGGGTGTGCTGCTTTGGGGGATCACCGGTTCAGGGAAGACCGAGGTCTATCTCCAGCTGGCTGCCGATGAGTTGGCCGCAGGGCGGCATGTGTTGGTGCTAACCCCTGAAATTGGTCTCATCCCCCAGCTGGTCGATCGCTGTCGACGTCGATTTGGGTCGCGCGTGCTCGAATATCACAGTGGATGCACGGAACGGGAACGGGTACACACCTGGCGCAACAGCCTGGAAGCAGAGGGGCCGCTCGTCATCGTTGGCACCCGTTCGGCCATCTTTCTGCCGCTCAGCCCCCTGGGTTTGATCGTGTTGGACGAGGAGCATGACAGCTCTTACAAGCAGGAATCCCCGATGCCCTGCTATCACGCTCGTGACCTGGCGATGGCGAGAGTGCAGCGGGAGGGAGGGCGTGTGTTGCTAGGTAGCGCCACCCCCTCTCTTGAAACCTGGATTCAGCTCGCTCCAGACGGTCCGCTGGCTTTAGCGCAGCTTCAACAGCGCATCTCTGATCAGCCTTTGCCGCCGGTCCAGATCATTGACATGCGCCATGAGCTGGCCGATGGCCATCGCTGCTTAATCAGCAGGGCGCTTATGGATCGCTTGTCGAAACTTCCTGAACAAGGGGAACAGGCGGTTGTCTTGGTGCCGCGTCGTGGATACAGCACGTTTTTGAGCTGCCGAAGCTGTGGGGAGGTGATGCAGTGTCCCCACTGCGATGTGGCGCTAACCGTTCATGGGAAAAGCACCGCTCAACAGTGGCTGCGTTGCCACTGGTGTGATCATCGAGCCCCGGTGACGACGAGCTGCGGGCACTGTGGTTCTACGGCTTTTAAGCCCTTTGGCGCTGGGACTCAACGGGTTTTGGAACAGCTGGAGTCTGAGTTGGAAGGACTGCGATTGCTGCGCTTTGACCGGGATACCACCGGGGGACGCGACGGCCATCGGCGCTTGTTGGATCAATTTGCCGCTGGCGAAGCGGATGTCTTGGTGGGGACTCAAATGTTGGCAAAAGGGATGGACCTGCCGCGCGTCACGCTTGCGGCCGTGTTGGCGGCTGATGGCCTGTTGCATCGTCCCGATCTTCGCGCTGGGGAGCAGGCGCTTCAGTTGTTGTTGCAACTGGCTGGCAGGGCTGGTCGTGGTGAGCGTCCAGGGCAAGTGCTCGTTCAGACCTACAGCCCCGATCATCCGGTGATTTTGCATTTAGTGGATGGGCGTTATGAGCGTTTTCTGGAGGAGGAAGCCGCGGAGCGACGCGATGCTGGATTGGTGCCCTTTGCCAGGGCTTGCGTGTTGCGATTGTCTGGGACATCTGCATCCACAACGGCGACGGCAGCCGCCGTGTTGGCGGAACAGCTTCGACCTGGTTGCACGGACTCTGGTTGGCAGCTCATCGGTCCAGCTCCAGCTCCTGTGGCACGGGTTGCTGGTCGCAGCCGCTGGCAGTTGTTGTTGCATGGGCCCCAAGCTTCGGCCTTGCCTTTGCCACCCGGGAGCTCTCTGTGGGATGGCTTGCCCAGTGGGGTGGCCCTGGCTGTTGATCCAGACCCGCTGCAGCTCTGA